Proteins encoded by one window of Microbacterium testaceum:
- a CDS encoding sugar kinase, protein MTRVVTLGETMALARTTEVGSLRHAAGLALGIGGAETNVAVGLRRLGVDAAWLGRVGDDPLGERIARELRGEGLDVHAIVDAEAPTGLMLKERPSAVSTAVHYYRRGSAGSRLAPDDVPAGWIENADLLHVTGITPLLSDTARAAVFSAVERARAAGVPVSFDVNYRSALASSAVAGPILREIAAMSTLVFGGVEEFALMSPDAAESLLDSGVQHVVVKRGPDGATALTTAGDTEALGFVIDPLDTVGAGDAFVAGYLSAHLEGLDVADTLVRANACGAMACLVPGDWEAAPTRRDLERFLAGGGDPVRR, encoded by the coding sequence GTGACCCGCGTCGTCACCCTCGGCGAGACGATGGCGCTCGCCCGGACGACCGAGGTCGGCTCGCTCCGCCACGCCGCGGGCCTCGCCCTCGGCATCGGGGGTGCCGAGACCAACGTCGCCGTGGGCCTGCGCCGTCTGGGCGTCGACGCCGCGTGGCTCGGCCGCGTCGGCGACGACCCGCTCGGCGAGCGCATCGCGCGGGAGCTGCGCGGAGAAGGACTCGACGTGCACGCGATCGTCGACGCCGAGGCCCCGACGGGCCTGATGCTCAAGGAGCGCCCGTCCGCGGTATCCACCGCCGTGCACTACTACCGCCGCGGTTCGGCGGGCTCACGCCTCGCGCCCGACGACGTTCCGGCGGGATGGATCGAGAACGCCGATCTGCTGCACGTGACGGGGATCACTCCCCTTCTGTCCGACACCGCTCGCGCCGCCGTGTTCTCAGCCGTCGAGCGCGCCCGCGCCGCCGGCGTTCCCGTCAGCTTCGACGTCAACTACCGCTCCGCCCTGGCGTCCTCCGCGGTCGCGGGTCCGATCCTCCGCGAGATCGCGGCGATGTCGACCCTCGTGTTCGGCGGGGTCGAGGAGTTCGCCCTGATGAGCCCGGATGCCGCCGAGTCGCTGCTCGATTCCGGCGTGCAGCACGTGGTGGTCAAGCGCGGCCCGGATGGAGCCACCGCCTTGACCACGGCGGGCGACACCGAGGCCCTCGGCTTCGTCATCGATCCGCTCGACACGGTCGGCGCGGGCGACGCGTTCGTCGCGGGCTACCTCAGCGCCCACCTCGAGGGCCTCGACGTGGCCGACACGCTGGTGCGCGCCAACGCCTGCGGCGCGATGGCCTGCCTCGTGCCCGGCGACTGGGAGGCCGCGCCCACGCGCCGGGACCTCGAGCGTTTCCTCGCCGGCGGCGGGGATCCGGTGCGGCGCTGA
- a CDS encoding sterol carrier family protein produces the protein MPPRRIETGDGRAALAAVAAGDAPRPATATAVRYLLQLLVEKAPGNSVEMRVPPFGAVQVIEGPRHTRGTPPNVVETDAATWIAVATGQEKWADAVTAGRIVASGVRADLSALLPLRP, from the coding sequence ATGCCTCCCCGCCGCATCGAGACCGGAGACGGCCGTGCCGCGCTCGCCGCGGTCGCTGCCGGAGACGCGCCGCGCCCGGCGACCGCCACGGCCGTGCGCTACCTGCTGCAGCTGCTCGTCGAGAAGGCCCCGGGCAACTCGGTCGAGATGCGCGTGCCGCCCTTCGGCGCGGTGCAGGTGATCGAGGGCCCCCGGCACACGCGCGGCACTCCGCCCAACGTGGTCGAGACCGATGCCGCAACCTGGATCGCCGTCGCGACCGGTCAAGAGAAGTGGGCGGATGCCGTGACCGCCGGCCGCATCGTCGCCTCGGGCGTGCGCGCCGACCTCAGCGCGTTGCTGCCGCTGCGGCCGTAG